A region of Roseobacter litoralis Och 149 DNA encodes the following proteins:
- the typA gene encoding translational GTPase TypA: MDLRNIAIIAHVDHGKTTLVDELLKQSGTYRENQATTERAMDSNDLERERGITILAKATSVEWKGTRVNIVDTPGHADFGGEVERILSMVDGVVLLVDAAEGPMPQTKFVTSKALALGLRPIVVLNKVDKPDAEPDRALDECFDLFANLGADDDQLDFPAMYASGRSGWADVELDGPRKDLSALFDLIVEHVPAPAQLAQRDEPFQMLATTLGADPFIGRILTGRVEAGTVKAGETVKALSRDGSQIESFRVTKVLAFRGLNQQPIDLAEAGDIVSLAGMSKATVADSIVAPQVTEALPSQPIDPPTITVTFGINDSPLAGRDGKKVQSRVIRERLMKEAESNVAIKISDTPGGEAFEVAGRGELQMGVLIENMRREGFELSISRPQVLFRDIDGVRHEPIEEATIDVDDEYSGAVIEKITGARRGELVEMKPAGAGKTRIVAHVPSRGLIGYHGEFLTDTRGTGVLNRVFHGWSPHKGPIPGRRAGVLISMENGTSVAYALWNLEERGRMMIGAQANVYTGMIIGEHSRENDLEVNPLKGKKLTNVRASGTDEAVRLTTPITLSLEEAIAYIDDDELVEVTPTAIRLRKRYLDPHERKRMARAG; the protein is encoded by the coding sequence ATGGACCTGCGAAACATCGCAATTATTGCTCACGTCGACCACGGCAAAACCACATTGGTGGATGAATTGCTCAAGCAATCGGGCACGTACCGAGAAAACCAGGCGACCACAGAACGGGCGATGGACAGCAATGATCTGGAGCGCGAACGCGGTATCACCATTCTGGCCAAAGCGACATCGGTGGAATGGAAAGGCACGCGCGTCAATATCGTCGACACCCCCGGCCACGCGGATTTCGGCGGTGAGGTTGAGCGTATCCTGTCGATGGTCGACGGTGTGGTGCTGCTGGTCGACGCCGCCGAAGGGCCGATGCCGCAGACGAAATTCGTCACCTCCAAAGCGCTGGCCCTTGGCCTGCGCCCGATTGTTGTGCTGAACAAGGTCGACAAACCAGACGCCGAACCTGACCGCGCGCTGGATGAGTGTTTTGACCTCTTTGCCAACCTTGGTGCGGATGATGACCAGCTGGATTTCCCGGCCATGTATGCCTCAGGGCGTTCTGGCTGGGCAGATGTCGAGTTGGATGGTCCGCGCAAGGACCTTTCAGCGCTGTTTGATTTGATCGTCGAACACGTCCCTGCCCCGGCGCAGCTGGCACAGCGCGACGAACCGTTCCAGATGCTGGCAACAACACTGGGCGCTGACCCGTTCATCGGCCGCATTCTGACAGGCCGGGTTGAGGCCGGGACCGTGAAAGCGGGCGAAACCGTCAAGGCGCTGAGCCGGGATGGCTCGCAGATCGAATCCTTTCGTGTGACCAAAGTGCTCGCCTTTCGCGGGCTGAACCAGCAACCGATTGATCTGGCTGAAGCGGGCGATATCGTCAGCCTCGCAGGCATGTCCAAGGCAACCGTCGCCGACAGTATCGTCGCCCCGCAGGTCACTGAGGCCCTGCCGTCGCAGCCCATCGACCCGCCGACCATCACCGTCACCTTCGGCATCAATGACAGCCCGCTTGCTGGCCGCGATGGCAAAAAGGTCCAGTCGCGCGTCATCCGTGAACGGCTGATGAAAGAAGCTGAAAGCAACGTGGCGATCAAGATTTCGGACACGCCCGGCGGAGAGGCGTTCGAAGTTGCAGGGCGCGGCGAATTGCAAATGGGTGTTCTGATCGAAAACATGCGCCGTGAGGGGTTCGAATTGTCGATTTCACGCCCGCAGGTGCTGTTCCGCGACATAGATGGCGTGCGCCATGAGCCCATCGAGGAAGCGACCATCGACGTCGATGATGAATATTCCGGTGCTGTGATCGAAAAAATTACTGGTGCGCGCCGTGGTGAGCTTGTCGAAATGAAACCGGCTGGCGCGGGCAAGACGCGCATCGTGGCGCATGTGCCGTCGCGTGGGCTGATCGGCTATCATGGTGAATTCCTGACCGACACGCGCGGCACCGGTGTTCTGAACCGCGTCTTTCACGGCTGGTCGCCCCATAAGGGACCGATTCCGGGTCGCCGCGCGGGTGTCCTGATTTCTATGGAAAACGGAACGTCGGTGGCGTATGCCCTGTGGAACCTTGAGGAGCGCGGCAGGATGATGATCGGCGCGCAGGCCAACGTCTATACCGGGATGATCATCGGGGAACACAGCCGTGAAAACGACCTCGAAGTGAACCCGCTGAAGGGAAAGAAACTGACCAACGTGCGCGCTTCCGGCACGGATGAGGCCGTTCGATTGACGACGCCGATCACACTCAGTCTGGAAGAGGCAATTGCCTATATCGACGACGATGAGCTGGTCGAGGTGACCCCGACGGCCATTCGGTTACGTAAGCGTTATCTGGACCCGCACGAACGCAAGCGCATGGCGCGTGCTGGTTAA
- a CDS encoding DMT family transporter, with product MPMHYLYLILAVLFETIGTTALQASQQFTRTGPTIVVVIAYGLAFFLLGLTLKFMPVGVVYAIWSGLGIVFIACIGFVVFGQRLDLPAIIGLGLILSGILVIHLLSNTTQH from the coding sequence ATGCCGATGCATTACCTCTATCTGATTCTCGCCGTTCTGTTTGAAACGATCGGCACCACGGCCCTTCAGGCCAGTCAGCAGTTCACCCGCACAGGTCCCACCATCGTCGTTGTGATCGCCTATGGGCTGGCCTTCTTCCTGCTGGGCCTGACCCTCAAATTCATGCCCGTTGGCGTCGTCTATGCGATCTGGTCGGGCTTGGGCATCGTCTTTATCGCCTGCATTGGCTTTGTGGTTTTCGGTCAACGACTCGACCTGCCAGCGATCATCGGATTGGGGCTTATTCTGTCGGGAATTCTCGTCATTCACCTGTTGTCAAATACCACGCAGCATTAA
- a CDS encoding Lrp/AsnC family transcriptional regulator, with amino-acid sequence MTFDDIDRRLLHLLQRDASLSLEAISDSVNLSRNACWRRIKALESAGVITDRVALLDPDKLGLGLTVFMLIRTSTHSEAWVHEFRAATRDMPEVLGVYRMTGELDYLIRARVADMADYDRLYQSLIRRVALSDVSASFVMEQIKDTHCLPV; translated from the coding sequence GTGACATTTGATGACATAGATCGCCGCTTGCTTCACCTTCTTCAACGCGATGCAAGCCTGTCGCTGGAAGCGATCAGCGATTCTGTGAACCTCAGCCGCAACGCGTGCTGGCGGCGGATCAAGGCGCTGGAAAGCGCGGGGGTCATCACGGATCGTGTCGCATTGCTTGATCCGGATAAACTGGGCCTTGGCCTCACGGTTTTCATGTTGATCCGCACCAGCACCCATTCCGAAGCCTGGGTGCATGAATTTCGCGCCGCAACGCGCGATATGCCCGAGGTTTTGGGTGTGTATCGCATGACCGGAGAGCTTGATTACTTGATCCGTGCGCGCGTGGCGGATATGGCGGATTACGACCGATTGTACCAATCACTTATCCGGCGTGTGGCCTTGTCTGACGTGTCTGCCAGCTTCGTGATGGAGCAGATCAAAGACACGCACTGTCTGCCGGTCTAA
- a CDS encoding DUF6356 family protein: protein MFQRIFLAHPAAVDETFLQHMAFALRFAGLLLAAGGAALVHAFIPCLFEKTASTIIRNLYERTHNRGQ from the coding sequence ATGTTCCAACGTATTTTTCTTGCTCATCCCGCCGCAGTCGATGAGACGTTTTTGCAGCATATGGCCTTTGCGCTTCGCTTTGCCGGGCTTTTACTTGCGGCAGGGGGCGCAGCGTTGGTGCATGCCTTTATTCCCTGCCTGTTTGAAAAAACGGCATCGACGATCATCAGGAACCTTTACGAACGTACGCATAACCGGGGTCAGTAG
- a CDS encoding NADP-dependent isocitrate dehydrogenase, translating to MTKIKVQNPVVELDGDEMTRIIWDFIKQKLILPYLDVDLKYYDLGMESRDATDDQITVDAAHAIKEHGVGVKCATITPDEARVEEFGLKQMWRSPNGTIRNILGGVIFRQPIICRNVPRLVPGWTKPIVVGRHAYGDQYRATDFKFPGKGKLTLKFVGEDGTEIEREVFDAPDSGVVMAMYNLDKSIIDFARASLNYGLNLGWPVYLSTKNTILKQYDGRFLELFAQVFEEEFKEKFEAAGIWYEHRLIDDMVASAMKWSGGYVWACKNYDGDVQSDTVAQGFGSLGLMASVLMTPDGQVVESEAAHGTVTRHYRQHQKGEATSTNSIASIYAWTGGLKHRAKLDDNDALLNFAETLEKVVVDTVESGFMTKDLALLVGPDQRWLTTQGFLEKVETNLNKALAC from the coding sequence GTGACAAAGATCAAAGTGCAAAACCCCGTTGTGGAACTCGATGGGGATGAAATGACCCGCATTATATGGGATTTCATCAAGCAAAAGCTGATCCTGCCTTATCTGGACGTTGATCTGAAATACTATGATCTGGGCATGGAATCCCGCGATGCCACGGATGATCAGATCACCGTGGATGCAGCCCATGCGATCAAGGAACACGGTGTCGGGGTCAAATGCGCGACGATCACGCCAGATGAAGCTCGCGTCGAAGAGTTCGGCCTGAAACAGATGTGGCGCTCGCCCAATGGCACGATCCGCAACATTCTGGGCGGGGTGATCTTTCGCCAGCCGATCATTTGCCGGAACGTGCCGCGCCTCGTGCCGGGCTGGACGAAACCCATCGTTGTGGGGCGACACGCCTATGGCGATCAATACCGCGCGACAGATTTCAAGTTTCCCGGCAAGGGTAAGCTGACCCTCAAATTTGTCGGAGAAGACGGCACGGAGATTGAGCGTGAGGTCTTTGACGCGCCCGACAGCGGTGTCGTGATGGCGATGTACAACCTCGACAAATCCATCATCGACTTTGCGCGCGCGTCCCTCAACTATGGTCTCAATCTGGGCTGGCCCGTGTATCTGTCCACGAAAAACACCATTCTGAAACAATATGACGGACGGTTCCTCGAACTCTTTGCGCAGGTTTTCGAAGAAGAGTTCAAGGAAAAATTCGAAGCTGCTGGCATCTGGTACGAACACCGTCTGATTGATGACATGGTCGCCTCTGCCATGAAGTGGTCGGGTGGGTATGTCTGGGCTTGCAAGAATTATGATGGCGATGTGCAGTCAGACACGGTCGCGCAGGGCTTTGGATCACTGGGGCTGATGGCGTCAGTGCTGATGACACCGGACGGACAGGTCGTCGAATCCGAAGCCGCGCATGGCACCGTCACCCGCCATTATCGCCAGCACCAGAAAGGCGAAGCGACCTCGACCAATTCAATTGCCTCGATCTACGCATGGACAGGCGGGTTAAAGCACCGCGCCAAGCTTGACGACAATGACGCTTTGCTCAATTTCGCCGAAACGCTGGAAAAAGTGGTCGTGGATACAGTCGAAAGCGGGTTTATGACCAAAGACCTCGCGCTGCTGGTGGGGCCAGATCAACGCTGGCTGACAACACAAGGGTTTCTGGAGAAAGTAGAAACGAACCTGAACAAGGCGCTGGCGTGTTGA
- a CDS encoding HD domain-containing protein, producing the protein MSDRLAAQIAFLSEADQLKSVMRASRLHDNSRYENSAEHSWHVMLYAFVLADQAGPDVRIDRVLKMLLLHDIVEIDAGDNPIHGTVDAAAQEAQEQIAADRLFGLLPEDQAKAFREIWDEFEAAETPDAVFAKSIDRVQPPISNMANGGGSWLEYGVTIDQLSQRVGTPVQKGAPRLWQWLFPKLEAFFQKMSKK; encoded by the coding sequence ATGAGTGATCGGCTGGCAGCACAGATCGCCTTTCTGAGCGAGGCGGACCAGTTGAAATCGGTCATGCGCGCCTCACGGCTGCATGACAATTCCCGCTATGAAAACTCCGCCGAACACTCGTGGCACGTGATGCTCTATGCCTTCGTGCTGGCGGATCAGGCGGGTCCGGACGTGCGCATCGACCGGGTGCTCAAGATGCTGCTGCTGCATGACATCGTAGAAATCGACGCGGGCGACAACCCGATCCACGGGACTGTGGATGCTGCCGCACAAGAGGCGCAGGAACAAATCGCGGCGGATCGCCTGTTCGGCCTGTTGCCAGAAGATCAGGCAAAGGCGTTCCGCGAAATCTGGGATGAATTCGAAGCGGCCGAAACCCCGGATGCAGTTTTTGCCAAATCCATCGACCGGGTACAGCCGCCTATTTCCAACATGGCAAACGGCGGCGGTTCATGGCTTGAATATGGCGTCACCATCGATCAGCTTTCACAGCGTGTGGGCACACCTGTTCAAAAAGGCGCACCGCGTCTTTGGCAGTGGTTGTTTCCGAAACTGGAAGCATTTTTCCAAAAGATGTCCAAGAAATAA
- a CDS encoding alpha/beta hydrolase, with protein MPEVIFPGPEGRLEGRYHPQKERDAPIAIVLHPHPQFGGTMNHIIVHRMHYAFYNMGFTVLRFNFRGVGRSQGEYDQGIGELSDAASALDYLQSMNNNSKHCWVAGFSFGAWIGMQLLMRRPEITGFISVAPPANMYDFSFLAPCPSSGLVINGTADRVAPPSDTEALVSKLHEQKGITITHEQVEGAGHFFEEPHLETLIDTTTDYVKRRLTETSR; from the coding sequence ATGCCTGAGGTCATTTTCCCCGGCCCCGAGGGTCGGCTAGAAGGTCGTTACCACCCCCAAAAAGAGCGCGATGCGCCGATTGCGATTGTCCTGCACCCGCACCCTCAATTTGGCGGCACGATGAACCATATCATTGTGCACCGCATGCATTACGCATTTTATAACATGGGATTCACCGTCCTGCGGTTCAATTTCCGCGGTGTCGGCCGCAGTCAGGGCGAATATGATCAGGGGATCGGTGAATTATCCGACGCCGCCTCCGCGCTGGATTATCTGCAGTCGATGAACAACAATTCCAAACACTGCTGGGTTGCCGGGTTTTCCTTTGGCGCTTGGATCGGGATGCAATTGCTCATGCGTCGCCCCGAGATCACCGGATTTATTTCCGTGGCACCCCCTGCAAACATGTATGACTTTTCGTTTCTTGCCCCCTGCCCGTCCTCTGGCCTTGTGATCAACGGCACGGCAGACCGCGTGGCCCCACCCAGCGATACCGAAGCCCTCGTCAGCAAGCTGCACGAGCAAAAAGGCATCACAATCACCCATGAGCAGGTCGAGGGTGCCGGGCATTTCTTTGAAGAGCCGCATCTTGAAACGCTGATCGACACAACAACGGATTACGTCAAACGTCGGCTGACCGAAACGTCACGGTAG
- a CDS encoding Rrf2 family transcriptional regulator: MKLSTKGRYAMVALADIAMQPGDKLVSLGDIATRQAISLAYLEQLFVKLRRADLVTSVRGPGGGYRLKRSPSDIRVVEILSAVDETVDAMHKGAGASGGASGSQAQSLTNRLWESLSAHVYVFLHQTRLSDVIANELAPCPAVPNLFDIVDEPSEHA, translated from the coding sequence ATGAAGCTATCGACAAAAGGGCGGTATGCGATGGTGGCACTTGCAGATATTGCAATGCAGCCGGGTGATAAACTGGTGTCGCTTGGCGATATCGCAACGCGTCAGGCAATTTCACTGGCTTATCTGGAACAGTTATTTGTCAAACTGCGCCGCGCAGACCTCGTTACTTCCGTGCGTGGGCCGGGGGGGGGATACCGTTTAAAAAGATCCCCGTCTGACATTCGGGTTGTGGAAATTCTCAGCGCTGTCGATGAGACCGTTGACGCGATGCACAAGGGGGCAGGCGCTTCTGGCGGCGCGTCGGGCAGTCAGGCGCAGTCCTTGACCAACCGCTTGTGGGAGAGCCTGAGTGCACATGTTTACGTGTTCCTGCATCAAACGCGGTTGTCGGATGTGATTGCCAACGAACTCGCGCCCTGTCCGGCTGTGCCCAACCTGTTTGACATCGTAGACGAGCCATCAGAGCACGCGTGA
- a CDS encoding cysteine desulfurase family protein, whose translation MRRIYLDHNATSPLRPEAREAMLAAMDVVGNPSSVHAEGRAAKGMMERARRDIAEALCAQDAEIIFTSGATEAAALACAGRDLKASDIEHDAVRAWCAPQLQVDPQGGVSIHDPAHSALQRANSETGILQNLPEGLAVSDMTQAFGKVPLDFNASGARMALISAHKLGGPKGVGALVLRRGQDIPVQIKGGGQEMGRRSGTENLIGIAGFAAAARAAKRDLDAGRWEEIKELRKILENALAAETKTTIFIGKDVNRLPNTLCFATQGWKGEAQVIQMDLAGFAISAGSACSSGKVKASSVLRAMGLDEATASCAIRVSLGLETTKNEVLQFAQTWLEKEKKFRARAA comes from the coding sequence GTGAGACGTATCTACCTCGATCACAATGCGACATCACCGCTGCGCCCCGAGGCGCGGGAGGCGATGCTTGCTGCAATGGATGTGGTGGGCAATCCATCCTCTGTGCATGCCGAAGGGCGCGCGGCAAAAGGCATGATGGAGCGCGCGCGTCGCGATATCGCCGAGGCATTGTGCGCCCAGGATGCAGAAATCATATTCACCTCTGGCGCCACCGAAGCCGCGGCACTTGCATGTGCCGGGCGCGATTTGAAAGCCAGCGATATCGAGCATGACGCGGTGCGCGCGTGGTGTGCGCCGCAGTTACAAGTGGACCCGCAGGGCGGCGTCTCGATTCATGATCCGGCGCATTCGGCCTTACAACGGGCCAATTCGGAAACCGGCATTTTGCAGAACTTACCCGAAGGCCTCGCCGTGAGCGACATGACACAGGCCTTTGGAAAGGTGCCGCTAGATTTCAATGCAAGCGGGGCACGCATGGCGCTGATCTCCGCCCATAAGCTCGGGGGTCCCAAGGGCGTCGGTGCTTTAGTGCTGCGCCGTGGTCAGGACATACCCGTGCAGATCAAGGGCGGCGGGCAGGAAATGGGCCGCCGGTCGGGCACTGAAAACCTGATTGGAATCGCTGGTTTTGCGGCCGCGGCGCGCGCGGCAAAGCGCGATCTGGACGCCGGGCGTTGGGAAGAAATCAAAGAACTTAGAAAGATTCTAGAAAACGCCCTTGCAGCCGAGACAAAGACAACTATTTTTATCGGGAAAGACGTTAACCGTCTGCCCAACACGTTGTGTTTTGCCACGCAGGGCTGGAAAGGCGAGGCTCAGGTGATCCAGATGGATCTCGCCGGGTTCGCCATCAGCGCAGGTTCCGCCTGCTCCAGCGGCAAGGTCAAAGCCAGCAGTGTTCTGCGCGCGATGGGACTGGATGAAGCAACCGCAAGCTGCGCCATTCGCGTGTCTTTGGGTTTGGAAACGACGAAAAATGAGGTCCTGCAGTTTGCGCAGACCTGGCTTGAAAAAGAAAAGAAATTTCGCGCCCGCGCGGCGTGA
- the sufB gene encoding Fe-S cluster assembly protein SufB, with the protein MTALDQPITDDTQVKEGVDQDTVDAVREVGGKYKHGWSTDIEMEYAPKGLSPDIVRLISEKNEEPEWMLEWRLAAYDRWLQKTEPKWAMVDYPEIDFQDQYYYARPKSMEVKPKSLDEVDPKLLETYKKLGIPLKEQMILAGVEGAEELGDEPRKVAVDAVFDSVSLGTTFRDELMKAGVIFCSISEAIKDHPELVKKYLGSVVPVSDNYYATLNSAVFSDGSFVYVPPGVRCPMELSTYFRINAENTGQFERTLIIADKGSYVSYLEGCTAPQRDIAQLHAAVVEIIIEEDAEVKYSTVQNWYPGDENGVGGIYNFVTKRADCRGDRAKVMWTQVETGSAVTWKYPSCILRGDDSQGEFYSIAIANNMQQADTGTKMIHLGKRTKSRIVSKGISAGKAQNTYRGLVSMHPKAKESRNYTQCDSLLIGGNCGAHTVPYIEVKNNSSRVEHEATTSKVDDDQLFYCRSRGMDEEEAVALVVNGFCKDVLQALPMEFAMEAQQLVAISLEGSVG; encoded by the coding sequence ATGACAGCATTAGACCAGCCGATCACCGACGATACTCAGGTCAAAGAAGGCGTTGATCAGGACACGGTTGACGCCGTGCGTGAAGTGGGCGGCAAGTATAAACACGGCTGGTCCACAGACATCGAAATGGAATATGCGCCCAAGGGCCTGAGCCCGGACATCGTGCGTCTGATCTCTGAAAAGAACGAAGAACCTGAATGGATGCTGGAATGGCGTCTGGCCGCCTATGACCGCTGGCTGCAAAAGACAGAACCCAAATGGGCCATGGTCGATTACCCTGAAATCGATTTTCAGGATCAATATTACTATGCGCGTCCCAAGTCGATGGAGGTCAAGCCGAAGTCGTTGGATGAGGTCGACCCCAAGCTATTGGAAACTTACAAGAAACTCGGCATTCCGCTGAAGGAACAGATGATCCTCGCCGGTGTCGAAGGCGCCGAAGAACTGGGCGATGAGCCGCGCAAGGTTGCTGTGGATGCTGTGTTTGATTCTGTGTCCCTCGGAACGACGTTCCGCGACGAGTTGATGAAGGCGGGCGTGATCTTCTGCTCAATCTCCGAAGCGATCAAGGATCACCCAGAACTGGTGAAGAAGTATCTTGGCTCGGTCGTGCCGGTGTCTGACAACTACTATGCGACATTGAACTCGGCTGTGTTCTCGGACGGATCGTTTGTCTATGTGCCGCCGGGCGTGCGCTGCCCGATGGAACTTTCGACCTATTTCCGCATCAATGCCGAAAACACCGGTCAGTTTGAGCGCACGTTGATCATCGCGGATAAGGGCTCTTACGTGTCCTACCTTGAAGGTTGCACTGCGCCGCAACGTGACATCGCACAACTGCACGCCGCCGTGGTTGAGATCATCATCGAAGAAGACGCCGAGGTGAAATACTCCACCGTGCAAAACTGGTATCCCGGTGATGAAAATGGCGTGGGCGGCATCTATAACTTCGTGACCAAACGTGCCGATTGCCGGGGCGACCGGGCCAAGGTGATGTGGACGCAGGTTGAGACCGGATCCGCCGTGACGTGGAAATACCCGTCCTGCATTCTGCGCGGGGATGATTCACAGGGTGAATTCTACTCCATCGCCATCGCCAACAACATGCAGCAGGCCGACACCGGCACCAAGATGATCCATCTGGGCAAACGCACCAAGTCGCGGATCGTGTCCAAAGGTATTTCGGCGGGCAAGGCGCAGAACACATATCGTGGACTGGTATCGATGCACCCCAAAGCCAAGGAATCGCGCAACTATACCCAATGTGACAGCCTGCTGATTGGCGGGAACTGTGGCGCACATACGGTGCCCTACATCGAGGTCAAGAATAACTCGTCACGGGTGGAGCACGAGGCGACGACCTCCAAAGTGGATGACGACCAGCTGTTCTACTGCCGCTCGCGCGGTATGGACGAAGAAGAGGCCGTGGCGCTGGTGGTGAACGGGTTCTGCAAGGACGTGTTGCAGGCCCTGCCCATGGAATTCGCCATGGAAGCGCAGCAACTGGTGGCGATTTCGCTCGAAGGCTCGGTGGGCTAG
- a CDS encoding heavy metal-binding domain-containing protein, protein MILTTTNTVEGHTITAYKGIVVGEAIMGANIVRDFFASVTDVIGGRSGAYESKLQDARTEAMAEIEERAAALGANAVVGIDLDYEVIGDSMLMVSVSGTAVTIT, encoded by the coding sequence ATGATCCTCACAACTACCAACACTGTCGAAGGTCACACGATCACCGCCTATAAGGGCATCGTTGTCGGCGAGGCGATCATGGGCGCGAATATCGTGCGGGATTTTTTTGCCTCGGTCACGGATGTGATTGGTGGACGCTCCGGTGCTTATGAGAGCAAGCTGCAAGATGCTCGGACCGAGGCTATGGCCGAAATCGAAGAACGCGCCGCGGCACTTGGGGCCAATGCCGTCGTGGGCATTGATCTCGACTATGAGGTAATCGGGGACAGCATGCTGATGGTCTCTGTATCGGGCACGGCCGTGACCATAACGTAA
- the sufC gene encoding Fe-S cluster assembly ATPase SufC, with protein sequence MLSIKNLQVKLEEEDKEILKGVDLEIEAGKVHAIMGPNGSGKSTLSYVLSGKDGYEVTAGSAELEGEDVLDMDPEERAAAGLFLAFQYPVEIPGVGNMTFLRTAVNAQRKARGEEEMSAAEFLKVVRARAKELKIDADMLKRPVNVGFSGGEKKRNEILQMAMLEPKMCILDETDSGLDVDAMKLVAEGVNALRNEGRGFLVITHYQRLLDHIKPDYVHIMSDGRIVKSGGPELALEVEHNGYADILAEVA encoded by the coding sequence ATGCTGAGCATCAAAAACCTGCAGGTCAAACTGGAAGAAGAAGACAAGGAAATCCTCAAAGGCGTCGATCTTGAGATTGAAGCAGGCAAAGTGCATGCCATCATGGGTCCCAACGGGTCGGGCAAATCCACCTTGTCCTATGTGCTCTCGGGCAAGGACGGCTATGAGGTCACCGCCGGATCCGCAGAGCTGGAGGGCGAAGACGTCCTCGACATGGACCCCGAAGAGCGCGCGGCAGCTGGCCTGTTTCTGGCATTCCAATACCCCGTGGAAATCCCCGGTGTCGGCAACATGACGTTCCTGCGCACAGCGGTAAACGCACAACGCAAGGCGCGCGGCGAGGAGGAAATGTCAGCCGCTGAATTCCTCAAGGTGGTGCGCGCGCGTGCCAAGGAATTGAAGATCGACGCGGATATGCTCAAGCGGCCTGTCAATGTCGGCTTTTCGGGCGGTGAGAAAAAGCGCAACGAAATCCTGCAGATGGCGATGTTGGAGCCCAAGATGTGCATCTTGGACGAAACCGATTCCGGTCTGGACGTGGATGCGATGAAACTTGTGGCTGAAGGCGTGAACGCGCTGCGCAACGAGGGGCGCGGCTTCCTCGTGATCACGCACTACCAGCGGCTGCTGGACCATATCAAACCGGACTATGTGCACATCATGTCCGACGGACGTATCGTAAAAAGCGGTGGCCCTGAACTGGCGCTTGAAGTCGAACATAACGGCTATGCCGACATTCTGGCAGAGGTGGCGTAA